One window of Vespula pensylvanica isolate Volc-1 chromosome 13, ASM1446617v1, whole genome shotgun sequence genomic DNA carries:
- the LOC122633786 gene encoding uncharacterized protein LOC122633786 isoform X1, with protein sequence MRHRRITEFVDHLNSISNMIYLICAFLGMILIILDFLSIFQLATLMQNTNELMECSIYIFASLFGVYINFYIGQVLINHGDAAFEEFCQIPFYELSTKIQMLLLFIITRSKKQCALSIGGIFVSSNEVFSGVRIHNLFMFNILC encoded by the exons ATCTGAACAGTATTTcgaatatgatttatttaatttgtgcTTTCCTTGGGATGATTCTTATTATATTGGATTTTCTTAGT atatttCAATTAGCAACACTGATGCAAAATACAAATGAACTAATGGAATGTAGTATCTACATTTTTGCTTCTTTATTTGgggtatatattaatttttatattggaCAGGTGCTTATAAATCATGGTGATGCAGCTTTCGAAGAATT TTGTCAAATTCCGTTTTATGAGCTCTCCACCAAAATTCAGATGTTATTGTTGTTTATTATAACAAGAAGCAAGAAGCAATGCGCACTTTCAATAGGAGGTATCTTTGTATCATCTAACGAAGTTTTTTCAGGAGTAagaatacataatttattcatgtttaatatattgtgCTAA
- the LOC122633786 gene encoding uncharacterized protein LOC122633786 isoform X4 yields the protein MRHRRITEFVDHLNSISNMIYLICAFLGMILIILDFLSIFQLATLMQNTNELMECSIYIFASLFGVYINFYIGQVLINHGDAAFEEFCQIPFYELSTKIQMLLLFIITRSKKQCALSIGVITKSFIICYGVL from the exons ATCTGAACAGTATTTcgaatatgatttatttaatttgtgcTTTCCTTGGGATGATTCTTATTATATTGGATTTTCTTAGT atatttCAATTAGCAACACTGATGCAAAATACAAATGAACTAATGGAATGTAGTATCTACATTTTTGCTTCTTTATTTGgggtatatattaatttttatattggaCAGGTGCTTATAAATCATGGTGATGCAGCTTTCGAAGAATT TTGTCAAATTCCGTTTTATGAGCTCTCCACCAAAATTCAGATGTTATTGTTGTTTATTATAACAAGAAGCAAGAAGCAATGCGCACTTTCAATAGGAG ttattaCGAAAAGCTTTATCATTTGCTATGGTGTATTATAG